The stretch of DNA GTCTACCCGATGGTCCCCGCCGGGGCGCCGCTGACGAAGATGCTGCTGGTATAAGGAGACCGCCACGATGCGCCACACGATATCCATCCTGGTCGAGAACGAGTTCGGGGTGTTGAGCCGCGTCGCGGGGCTGTTTTCCGGCCGGGGGTTCAACATCGAGTCGCTGTGCGTCGCGGAGACGGAGGACCCGCAGGTCTCGCGGATGACGATCGTCACCTCGGGGAACGACCAGATCGTCGAGCAGATCCTGAAGCAGCTCAACAAGCTGATCCCCGTACTGAAGGTCGTCGACTTCACGGGCACGGACACCGTGGACCGGGAGCTCGTGCTGGTCAAGGTGAAGGCGGACAACGACACCAAGCCGGAGGTGCTTCGGCTGATCGACATCTTCCGCGCGAAGATCGTCGACGTGGCGCCGCGCGCGTACACGATCGAGATGACCGGCGGGGAGGGGAAGGTGAACGCCTTCCTGCAGATGCTGCGCCCCCTGGGGATCAAGGACATCGTGCGGACCGGGAAGGTCGCGATCTCCCGGGGGATGTAGGCGCGCGGGGAAGCGCGAAGGAAATCCAACCGAAACGGAGGGAAAGGGCATGGTCACGATGTACCGCGAGCAGGACGCGAAGGCGGAACTCCTCAAGGGGAAGACGATCGCCATTCTAGGATACGGCAGCCAGGGGCACGCGCACGCGAACAATCTGAAGGAGAGCGGCTTCTCGGTGATCGTCGGCGAGATCGTCGGCGGCCCCAACGCGAAGAAGGCGCAGGAGGCCGGCTTCGAGGTCGCGGACGCGGCGACGGTGACGAAGAAGGCCGACATCGTCGTGATGCTGCTGCCGGACGAGCTGCAGGGAAGCATCTACAAGGCCTCCGTCGGGCCGAACCTGCGCAAGGGCGCGTACCTGATGTTCGCCCACGGGTTCAACATCCATTTCGGGCAGATCGTCCCGTCCCCGGATACCAACGTGTTCATGGTGGCCCCGAAGGGCCCCGGGCACCTCGTCCGCGCGCAGTACCTGAAGGGGGAGGGCGTGCCCGCCCTCATCGCGGTGCACCAGGACCCGGCGGGGAACACCAAAGACGTGGCGCTTGCGTACGCGGCCGGCATCGGCGCGGCGCGCGCCGGCGTGATCCAGACATCCTTCCGCGAGGAGACCGAGACCGACCTGTTCGGCG from Thermodesulfobacteriota bacterium encodes:
- the ilvC gene encoding ketol-acid reductoisomerase produces the protein MVTMYREQDAKAELLKGKTIAILGYGSQGHAHANNLKESGFSVIVGEIVGGPNAKKAQEAGFEVADAATVTKKADIVVMLLPDELQGSIYKASVGPNLRKGAYLMFAHGFNIHFGQIVPSPDTNVFMVAPKGPGHLVRAQYLKGEGVPALIAVHQDPAGNTKDVALAYAAGIGAARAGVIQTSFREETETDLFGEQAVLCGGATALVLAGYETLVEAGYAPEMAYFECLHELKLIVDLMYEGGISTMRYSISNTAQYGDLTRGPRIVNEETRKEMKRILEEIQNGSFAKEWMLENSANRPVFNALQKRGEEHPIEEVGRRLRALMPWLSKGRLVDKSKN
- the ilvN gene encoding acetolactate synthase small subunit, coding for MRHTISILVENEFGVLSRVAGLFSGRGFNIESLCVAETEDPQVSRMTIVTSGNDQIVEQILKQLNKLIPVLKVVDFTGTDTVDRELVLVKVKADNDTKPEVLRLIDIFRAKIVDVAPRAYTIEMTGGEGKVNAFLQMLRPLGIKDIVRTGKVAISRGM